The following are encoded in a window of Kogia breviceps isolate mKogBre1 chromosome 12, mKogBre1 haplotype 1, whole genome shotgun sequence genomic DNA:
- the KCNJ4 gene encoding inward rectifier potassium channel 4, with the protein MHGHSRNGQAHVPRRKRRNRFVKKNGQCNVYFANLSNKSQRYMADIFTTCVDTRWRYMLMIFSAAFLVSWLFFGLLFWCIAFFHGDLEAGPAGAVAGAPVAGGGGAAPAAPKPCIMHVNGFLGAFLFSVETQTTIGYGFRCVTEECPLAVIAVVVQSIVGCVIDSFMIGTIMAKMARPKKRAQTLLFSHHAVISVRDGKLCLMWRVGNLRKSHIVEAHVRAQLIKPYMTQEGEYLPLDQRDLNVGYDIGLDRIFLVSPIIIVHEIDEDSPLYGMGKEELESEDFEIVVILEGMVEATAMTTQARSSYLASEILWGHRFEPVVFEEKSHYKVDYSRFHKTYEVAGTPCCSARELQESKITVLPAPPPPPSAFCYENELALMSQEEEEMEEEAAAAAAVAAGLGLEAGSKEEAGIIRMLEFGSHLDLERMQATLPLDNISYRRESAI; encoded by the coding sequence ATGCACGGGCACAGCCGCAACGGGCAGGCCCACGTGCCCCGGCGGAAACGCCGCAACCGCTTCGTCAAGAAGAACGGCCAATGCAACGTCTACTTCGCCAACCTGAGCAACAAGTCGCAGCGCTACATGGCGGACATCTTCACCACCTGCGTGGACACACGCTGGCGCTACATGCTGATGATCTTTTCCGCGGCCTTCCTTGTCTCCTGGCTCTTTTTTGGCCTCCTCTTCTGGTGCATCGCCTTCTTCCACGGTGACCTGGAGGCCGGCCCGGCGGGGGCCGTGGCGGGGGCCCCGGTGGCGGGAGGCGGCGGGGCGGCCCCGGCGGCCCCCAAGCCCTGCATCATGCACGTGAACGGCTTCCTGGGTGCCTTCCTGTTCTCCGTGGAGACGCAGACAACCATCGGCTACGGGTTCCGATGCGTGACGGAGGAGTGCCCGCTGGCGGTCATCGCCGTGGTGGTCCAGTCCATCGTGGGCTGCGTCATCGACTCCTTCATGATCGGCACCATCATGGCCAAGATGGCCCGGCCCAAGAAGCGGGCGCAGACGCTGCTGTTCAGCCACCACGCGGTCATCTCGGTGCGCGACGGCAAGCTCTGCCTGATGTGGCGCGTGGGCAACCTGCGCAAGAGCCACATCGTGGAGGCCCACGTGCGGGCCCAGCTCATCAAGCCCTACATGACCCAGGAGGGCGAGTACCTGCCGCTGGACCAGCGGGACCTCAACGTGGGCTACGACATCGGCCTGGACCGCATCTTCCTGGTGTCACCCATCATCATCGTCCACGAGATCGACGAGGACAGCCCGCTCTACGGCATGGGCAAGGAGGAGCTGGAGTCGGAGGACTTTGAGATCGTGGTCATCCTGGAGGGCATGGTGGAGGCCACGGCCATGACCACCCAGGCCCGCAGCTCCTACCTGGCCAGCGAGATCCTCTGGGGCCACCGCTTCGAGCCCGTGGTCTTTGAGGAGAAGAGCCACTACAAGGTGGACTACTCGCGCTTCCACAAGACCTATGAGGTGGCCGGCACGCCCTGCTGCTCCGCCCGGGAGCTGCAGGAGAGCAAGATCACCGTGCTGCCCGCCCCACCGCCCCCTCCCAGTGCCTTCTGCTACGAGAACGAGCTGGCCCTCATgagccaggaggaagaggagatggaggaggaggccgCGGCCGCTGCCGCCGTGGCCGCGGGCCTGGGCCTGGAGGCAGGCTCCAAGGAGGAGGCGGGCATCATCCGGATGCTGGAGTTTGGCAGCCACCTGGATCTGGAGCGCATGCAAGCCACCCTCCCGCTGGACAACATCTCCTACCGCAGGGAGTCTGCCATCTGA